One Pedococcus aerophilus DNA window includes the following coding sequences:
- the eccB gene encoding type VII secretion protein EccB — protein sequence MATKKDLVEAQAFSRRRLTTAFVAGAPGGREVEPQRPLRAIVGGIAVTVLLGVGGLVTGALTKPLPDGWDDNHLVIAENSGARYVAVKKTLYPVINTTSARLLIPAGSFSVVTVDDDKIATTPRGQTIGILGAPDSLTPPARLARSGWVSCLAQDGATKTVVGPGATSTPATNGAALVTTADGLFVVTGRYRLPVSGKDSAAVLRQLRLDAATPVPTPAAWTALFPQGPTLGPLRVDSAGKALPDLPPGAVVGSVLAVKDSGETPRRYVVTPTGELALLSPFAYALYQIGSGRSLGADLQVTPAEIAALKTTDRSIVPSQWPEDLPAPVDGEACATLTSGPSTLPTTALSTSSAIRPTDGAVTEVAAGSGALVRAIGDNIVNRGPVFVVDATATAYSVQGGNDALSRLGYSPGDVVPVPQAWVDLFRSGPTLSVAAAQQAVTTGKQ from the coding sequence GTGGCCACGAAGAAGGATCTGGTCGAGGCCCAGGCCTTCAGCCGTCGTCGGCTGACCACTGCCTTCGTCGCCGGCGCCCCCGGTGGCCGCGAGGTCGAACCCCAGCGACCGCTGCGGGCCATCGTCGGCGGCATCGCCGTCACCGTGCTGCTCGGCGTCGGTGGTCTCGTCACCGGGGCCCTCACCAAGCCTCTCCCCGACGGGTGGGACGACAACCACCTCGTCATCGCCGAGAACAGCGGGGCCCGGTACGTCGCGGTCAAGAAGACGCTCTACCCCGTCATCAACACGACCAGCGCCCGCCTGCTCATCCCTGCCGGCAGCTTCTCGGTCGTCACGGTCGACGACGACAAGATCGCCACGACGCCGCGCGGCCAGACCATCGGCATCCTCGGGGCGCCGGACTCGCTCACCCCGCCGGCCCGCCTCGCGCGCTCGGGCTGGGTGTCCTGCCTGGCGCAGGACGGCGCCACCAAGACCGTGGTGGGCCCCGGCGCCACGAGCACCCCCGCCACCAACGGCGCGGCGCTGGTCACCACGGCCGACGGACTGTTCGTCGTGACGGGGCGTTACCGCCTGCCCGTGTCCGGCAAGGACTCGGCCGCCGTGCTGCGCCAGCTGCGGCTGGACGCAGCCACACCGGTCCCGACCCCCGCTGCCTGGACGGCGCTGTTCCCGCAGGGACCGACGCTCGGGCCGCTGCGCGTGGACTCGGCAGGCAAGGCGCTGCCCGACCTGCCCCCCGGCGCCGTCGTCGGCTCGGTGCTCGCCGTCAAGGACTCGGGCGAGACCCCTCGTCGCTACGTCGTCACGCCGACCGGTGAGCTGGCGCTGCTGTCGCCGTTCGCCTACGCGCTCTACCAGATCGGCTCGGGACGCTCGCTCGGCGCGGACCTGCAGGTCACGCCGGCCGAGATCGCGGCACTGAAGACCACCGACCGCTCGATCGTGCCGTCGCAGTGGCCCGAGGACCTGCCCGCCCCGGTCGACGGTGAGGCCTGCGCCACGCTGACGTCCGGGCCCAGCACGCTGCCCACCACCGCGCTGAGCACCTCGTCCGCGATCCGCCCGACGGACGGTGCGGTGACCGAGGTCGCAGCCGGCTCGGGGGCCCTCGTGCGCGCCATCGGCGACAACATCGTCAACCGCGGCCCGGTGTTCGTCGTCGACGCGACGGCCACGGCCTACAGCGTGCAGGGCGGCAACGACGCGCTGTCCCGGCTGGGGTACTCCCCCGGTGACGTCGTGCCCGTCCCCCAGGCGTGGGTGGACCTGTTCCGCTCCGGTCCCACCCTGAGCGTGGCGGCGGCCCAGCAGGCCGTCACCACCGGCAAGCAGTGA